The Tissierellales bacterium genome contains the following window.
TATATTGAATTTGTGATTTCGTAGCCTCAAGATAATAACCAAAAACTTTATTGTATCCAATCTTTAGTTTTTTGATTCCAGTTCTATCTCTTTCTCGCTGCTCTATAGTAGCAAGCCATTCTTTTCCATGCTCCATTATATCCTTTAGCTCAGCTAAATCTGAATCATAGCTGCCTTTTATAACTCCACCTTCTTTTATAGTTATAGGCGGGTCATCTGTAATTGACTTATCTATTATTTCATAAATATCACTTAAATCATCTAACTTATTTCCAATATGAGAAATAGCTTCTTCGTCTCTAGATTTTAAATAATTACATAGTTCTGGAAGTGGTGCTAATGATGATTTTAGTGCATTTAAATCCCTACCGTTGCAATTGCCATAAGAAATCTTTGCTATAAGTCTTTCTATGTCATAGATAGATTTTAAATGATCATTCATGTCATCTTGAAGCATTATATCTTCATAAAATATTTCAACTAAATCTAATCGCTCTTTTATTCTACTTTTATCTATTAGGGGCTCCTGAATCCATTTTTTCAAGAGTCTACCGCCCATTGCAGTTTTAGTTAAATCTAATACGCCAAATAGCGATCCTTTTTTCTTGTGGGTTATTATAGTTTCTACTAGCTCTAAATTTCTTCTTGTATTTGCATCTAGCAGCATATACTGATTCAAAGTATATCTTTTTACTGTAGATAAATGACCTATCAAATGTTTTTGAGTCTCATTTAAAAAATCTAACAACATTCCTACAGCTTTTAACTCTGTAGTTTCCGATCTAAGTCCAAAACTCCCAATAGATGATATTTCAAATTGTCTCTTTATGAGAGTCTCTGAATATTCACCATGGTCGCACCATTCTTTATATTTACTAACTGGCATCTTAAGTCGTTTCTCTAGATCCGCTAATTCAAGTGAAGTATCTGCATTTATTATAATCTCTTTAGCACCAATTTTGGCTACCTCATCATAAAAATCAGATATAGAGTCTATTGATATAGCCGTACTATAAAGCTCTCCAGTAGTAATGTCAGTGTAAGAAAGACCTATCTGCTCCATAGATTCTACTACAGCTAAAAGGAAATTGTTACTTTTTCCATCTATTTCTTTCTCATCAATTATCGTTCCTGGTGTTATAACTCTAACTACATCACGTTCGACTATTCCTTTTGCTTCGCTAGGATCTTGTGTTTGCTCGCAAATAGCTACTTTATATCCCTGCTCTATTAACCTTACAATATAACTGTTTGCCGAATGATACGGAACTCCACACATAGGAGCTTTTTCCTCTCTCCCACAGCTTCTTGCTGTAAGAGTTATTTCAAGGGCTTTAGAAGCCGTTAAAGCATCATCAAAAAACATTTCATAAAAGTCGCCTAGTCTAAAAAACAAAATGGCATCTTGATATTTTTCTTTGATTTTAAAATACTGCTGCATCATTGGTGTCAATTTGGCCATAAAGCCACCTCCTTTTAACTTCTAAATCAATTCACCTTTTAAATTGAAATTTTTGGCTTCTAGTATTTTTACTTTTACAATTTCTCCAATTAAT
Protein-coding sequences here:
- the mutS gene encoding DNA mismatch repair protein MutS gives rise to the protein MAKLTPMMQQYFKIKEKYQDAILFFRLGDFYEMFFDDALTASKALEITLTARSCGREEKAPMCGVPYHSANSYIVRLIEQGYKVAICEQTQDPSEAKGIVERDVVRVITPGTIIDEKEIDGKSNNFLLAVVESMEQIGLSYTDITTGELYSTAISIDSISDFYDEVAKIGAKEIIINADTSLELADLEKRLKMPVSKYKEWCDHGEYSETLIKRQFEISSIGSFGLRSETTELKAVGMLLDFLNETQKHLIGHLSTVKRYTLNQYMLLDANTRRNLELVETIITHKKKGSLFGVLDLTKTAMGGRLLKKWIQEPLIDKSRIKERLDLVEIFYEDIMLQDDMNDHLKSIYDIERLIAKISYGNCNGRDLNALKSSLAPLPELCNYLKSRDEEAISHIGNKLDDLSDIYEIIDKSITDDPPITIKEGGVIKGSYDSDLAELKDIMEHGKEWLATIEQRERDRTGIKKLKIGYNKVFGYYLEATKSQIQYIPDDYIRKQTLSNAERYITPELKEMEAKILGAEEKILKLEYKLFQKVRASIASELIRIQETAKVIAKLDAINSLGRVAYRNGYVKPTINEDGLLNIVDGRHPVVETMLGNDPFVSNDVKLNVDDNQIAIITGPNMAGKSTYMRQVAVMTLLAQIGSFVPAQSADICIVDRIFTRIGASDDLSQGQSTFMVEMMEVANILHNCTDKSLLILDEIGRGTSTYDGLSIAWAVIEYISEQTKAKTLFATHYHELTELEEVMSGVKNYNITVADHGEGLIFLRKIERGEANKSYGIEVAKLAGVPSPVITKANDILLKLEASDVNQTAVKYSYEKEVPKVAEQLDLFTIPESPYSDIIEDLKTFDLLNATPLDAMNYLYSLKKKL